ATGAGAATGACCAAAAATAATGAGATCCACTTCCTCACCTTTAAATCCTTCGACCGCCCTTTTCTCCGTCGTTTTTTTCTCTCCATGACCGTGAATCAGACCAATTCGAAAACCATTCAGCTCAATCGTCTGCTTATAAGGAAAAACAGATTGAATGTCTTCCCCATCTACGTTTCCATAAACACCGTACAAGGGTGGTCCATACTTTTTCAGCTCTTCAACCACTTCCTTCGAATGCCAGTCTCCAGTATGGATAATGGCGTCAGCTGAAGGCAGTTCCTCAACTAACCTCTCCGGTAGAGACTTCCCCTTTTTAGGCATATGAGTGTCTGATAGTACAACAATTTTCATCATGGCGTCCCCCTTCTTCTTTACTTCTACCCTCTTAATAAAACCATGAGACAAAAAATCCCCCTTCGGCTCCTTAGAGCGTAAGGGGGATTCGATTACTGAATCGGTGCTTTATTTGGTGTACCCGCTTTACGCGGATATTTCTTAGGTGTTTTCCGGCGCTTTTCGATAATCGCAATATTTCTTTCACTATCCTCTTCAGGAAGGGTGAACGTATGCACGTTTTCCACCTCTCCTCCGACTGTTTGGATAGCAAGCGCTGCATCTTCCATTTCATCGGCCAGGTTAGGTCCTTTCATAGCCATGAAATGCCCGCCTTTAG
The Halobacillus halophilus DSM 2266 DNA segment above includes these coding regions:
- a CDS encoding metallophosphoesterase family protein translates to MMKIVVLSDTHMPKKGKSLPERLVEELPSADAIIHTGDWHSKEVVEELKKYGPPLYGVYGNVDGEDIQSVFPYKQTIELNGFRIGLIHGHGEKKTTEKRAVEGFKGEEVDLIIFGHSHLPLTRYMNKVMLFNPGSVTDKRKMPYYSFGILRLEENIHAEHVFFT